A genomic segment from Geitlerinema sp. PCC 7407 encodes:
- a CDS encoding CBS domain-containing protein — MARTVADVMTRDPITVQPDAPLKDAIQILADKRISGLPVVDQSGKLVGVISETDLMWRESGVTPPAYIMLLDSVIYLENPARYDRDLHKALGQSVGEVMSRDPVTISPDKTLGEAARILHERSVHRLPVIDDQHRIVGILTRGDVVRAMADAE; from the coding sequence ATGGCCCGAACTGTTGCCGACGTGATGACCCGTGACCCGATCACGGTGCAGCCTGACGCCCCTCTCAAAGACGCCATCCAAATCCTGGCCGACAAGCGAATCAGCGGCCTCCCCGTCGTGGATCAAAGCGGGAAATTGGTCGGCGTCATTTCTGAGACCGACCTCATGTGGCGCGAATCCGGCGTGACGCCCCCGGCCTACATCATGCTGCTCGACAGCGTGATCTACCTGGAAAATCCGGCCCGCTACGATCGCGACCTGCACAAAGCCCTCGGCCAGAGCGTCGGTGAGGTCATGAGCCGCGACCCCGTCACCATCAGCCCGGACAAAACCCTGGGCGAGGCGGCCCGCATTCTCCACGAGCGCAGCGTCCACCGTTTGCCGGTCATTGACGATCAGCATCGCATTGTCGGCATCCTGACCCGGGGAGATGTCGTGCGAGCCATGGCAGATGCAGAATAA
- a CDS encoding M42 family metallopeptidase, protein MTAANFDCLAYNRLFAIIEELVLCHSPSGVETEVDRWLENRFGQLGLEAWQDSAGNFVARIPGRDRGRAIAITAHKDEIGMMVKAVEPNGRIAVRRLGGAFPWVYGEGVVDLLGDRETVSGILSFGSRHISHESPQKAQQEDKPVRWEDAWVETKRSPEDLAAAGIRPGTRAVIGKHRKRPFRLQDYIASYTLDNKASIAILLALAEILETPAVDLYLVASAKEEVGALGALFFSQRQRLDALIALEIIPLAPEYTIEGGSVPVVLAQDGYGIYDEDLTRQIRQAAEQMALPLQIATISGFGSDGSIAMKFGHVARAACLGFPTDNTHGYEIAHLGAIAHCARILKGFCETVDLLCP, encoded by the coding sequence ATGACCGCTGCGAACTTTGACTGTTTGGCCTACAATCGCCTGTTTGCGATCATCGAAGAACTGGTGCTTTGCCACTCTCCCAGCGGGGTCGAGACCGAGGTCGATCGCTGGCTCGAGAACCGGTTTGGGCAGCTGGGCCTGGAGGCGTGGCAGGACAGCGCGGGAAACTTTGTGGCGCGCATTCCGGGGCGCGATCGCGGACGGGCGATCGCCATCACGGCCCACAAAGACGAGATCGGCATGATGGTCAAGGCCGTCGAGCCCAATGGCCGAATCGCGGTGCGCAGGCTGGGGGGCGCGTTTCCATGGGTGTACGGTGAAGGCGTCGTAGATTTGCTGGGCGATCGCGAAACGGTCAGCGGCATTTTGTCCTTCGGGTCGCGCCATATTTCCCACGAGTCCCCCCAAAAGGCCCAGCAAGAAGACAAGCCCGTCCGCTGGGAAGACGCCTGGGTAGAAACCAAGCGATCGCCCGAAGATCTGGCCGCCGCCGGGATTCGGCCCGGAACGCGCGCCGTCATCGGCAAGCACCGCAAGCGGCCCTTTCGGCTCCAGGACTACATCGCCAGCTACACCCTCGACAACAAAGCGTCGATCGCCATTTTGCTGGCCCTAGCCGAGATTCTCGAAACGCCCGCTGTGGACCTCTATCTCGTCGCCTCCGCCAAGGAAGAAGTCGGCGCTCTGGGAGCCCTATTTTTCAGTCAGCGGCAGCGCCTAGACGCCCTCATTGCCCTAGAAATCATTCCCCTCGCGCCGGAATACACCATCGAGGGCGGCTCAGTCCCGGTGGTGCTGGCCCAGGACGGCTACGGCATCTACGACGAGGACTTGACGCGCCAAATCCGGCAAGCCGCTGAGCAGATGGCCCTGCCGCTGCAAATTGCCACGATTAGCGGCTTTGGCAGCGACGGCTCTATTGCGATGAAGTTTGGCCACGTGGCCCGGGCAGCCTGCCTCGGCTTCCCGACGGACAACACCCACGGCTACGAAATCGCCCACCTAGGGGCGATCGCCCACTGCGCCCGCATCCTCAAGGGCTTCTGCGAGACGGTGGATCTGCTGTGCCCCTGA
- a CDS encoding S-layer homology domain-containing protein: protein MLLRRSGLSIALALGLLVGLTACANSPGSDALERSLQADPQLTNGGETPRPSPSVTAQLPEDFPAELPRYPNARLVAVERAVGENAETVTRWETSDSGDRVQQFYQEVLAENNWAIAPSTGSSGLEARQGSLTMQLVLEAAAPTTASPSPSSPTASPPASPGAPASPSPSAPAASPTQFSIRYSRGNGSAPASPPASPSATETPQAGSGASLGEILGGGSSGQRFTDLDQAPEPFRGAIAALAELGVFAPPAGKNVAPASTFKPNATLTRREFARWLFRANNALYANQPARQIRPAVGTSTPAFQDIRPQDPDFGAIQGLAEAGIIPSPLAGDAGATTFRPEVPLSRETLLLWKVPLDSRQGLPAPNLETLKQTWGFQDAAKIDPRVQRALIADYQSGDQSNVRRAFGYTTLFQPKKLVTRAEAAAVLGYFGTQGDGLSAQEALQTAQSAAEAEASAAPSSPAPSSPAPSSPAASPAP, encoded by the coding sequence GTGCTGCTTCGTCGTTCTGGGCTTTCGATTGCTTTGGCGCTGGGACTGTTGGTGGGGCTGACGGCATGCGCCAATTCGCCGGGGAGTGATGCGTTGGAGCGATCGCTGCAAGCGGATCCCCAGCTCACCAACGGCGGCGAAACGCCGCGCCCGTCGCCCAGCGTCACGGCTCAGCTGCCGGAGGACTTCCCGGCAGAGCTGCCCCGCTATCCCAACGCCAGACTGGTGGCGGTGGAGCGGGCGGTCGGAGAAAACGCAGAGACGGTGACGCGCTGGGAAACGTCCGACAGCGGCGATCGCGTGCAGCAGTTCTATCAAGAGGTGCTGGCCGAAAATAACTGGGCGATCGCGCCCTCGACGGGCAGCAGCGGACTAGAGGCTCGCCAAGGCAGCTTGACCATGCAGCTAGTGCTAGAAGCGGCAGCACCGACAACGGCCTCTCCCAGTCCCAGCAGCCCGACCGCAAGCCCCCCAGCCTCTCCGGGCGCCCCTGCTTCCCCCAGCCCCAGCGCCCCTGCGGCCAGTCCCACCCAGTTTTCAATTCGCTATAGCCGCGGCAACGGCAGCGCTCCCGCGAGCCCCCCGGCCAGCCCCAGCGCCACCGAGACGCCCCAGGCTGGATCTGGTGCTTCTCTCGGAGAGATTTTGGGGGGTGGCTCGAGCGGCCAGCGCTTTACGGATCTCGATCAGGCTCCAGAACCCTTTCGGGGGGCGATCGCCGCTTTGGCAGAGCTGGGCGTTTTCGCGCCGCCCGCTGGCAAAAACGTCGCCCCCGCCAGCACTTTCAAGCCCAACGCAACCCTGACCCGGCGGGAGTTTGCCCGCTGGCTGTTCCGGGCCAACAACGCCCTCTACGCCAACCAGCCCGCCCGCCAGATTCGCCCTGCCGTCGGAACCTCGACCCCCGCATTCCAAGACATCCGGCCCCAGGACCCAGACTTTGGCGCCATTCAGGGACTAGCCGAGGCGGGCATCATTCCCAGCCCCCTAGCCGGGGATGCTGGGGCGACGACCTTCCGGCCCGAGGTGCCCCTGTCGCGGGAAACCCTGCTGCTGTGGAAGGTGCCGCTAGATTCGCGCCAGGGCCTGCCCGCGCCCAACCTAGAAACCTTGAAACAAACCTGGGGCTTCCAGGACGCAGCCAAAATCGACCCGCGGGTTCAGCGCGCCTTGATTGCAGACTACCAAAGCGGCGACCAGTCCAATGTCCGGCGCGCCTTTGGCTATACGACGCTGTTTCAGCCCAAAAAGCTGGTGACGCGGGCCGAAGCGGCGGCGGTGCTGGGGTATTTTGGCACCCAGGGGGACGGCCTCTCGGCCCAAGAGGCGCTGCAAACGGCCCAGTCCGCCGCCGAGGCCGAGGCATCGGCAGCCCCCAGCAGCCCAGCCCCCAGCAGTCCCGCACCCAGCAGCCCGGCAGCTTCGCCCGCACCCTAA
- a CDS encoding alpha-amylase family glycosyl hydrolase — protein MDPSSISEAKVPDSGQTEVLDVRTGAALPTSQTPDTEGVDEFEFLFTRSIEFRQETLYFIVVDRFNDGDPDNSAGPNGDLYDPDRQDWGKYWGGDIQGIIDKLDYLKGMGVTAIWLTPLFEQVEKLFYEKQAAIHGYWTKDFKRINPRYIASDDNPSLFQTQETVFDRLIAELHKRGMKLILDIVCNHSSPDTGGIKGRLFDDGVLIADFNNDANHWYHHYGEVTDWDDEWQVQNCELAGLASFNENNSDYRNYIKSAIKLWLDRGVDALRVDTVKHMPIWFWQEFNADIQAHKPDVFIFGEWIYSSPSDDRSVEFANKSGMTILDFGLCMAIRHALGLYHEGGFHLIQEIFDQDHRYRAATELVTFIDNHDMHRFQTLNPDLDVLRLATVLIMTARGIPCIYYGTEQGLHDDTNGDQNPYGNNDPYNRPMMEQWDTNAVLYRDVRLLSGLRRLNPAVSMGSLWQKYLTPDIYCYVRRYRDSRCFVAMNRGEGATLETVETDLPDGEHTCVLTRRKLEVVEGRLNNLELAPKEVLVLSHVGERVKGKVIVRVQLDGLATQLGETIVVTGDCPELGNWDIAKAYPLEYINSNLWFGEIPFEESAGKPILFKYAMWREGRSPVRENLVARRWIVAEEGIIQWRDTWSA, from the coding sequence ATGGACCCCTCCTCCATCTCCGAGGCCAAAGTCCCCGACTCGGGCCAAACCGAAGTTCTCGACGTCCGAACGGGCGCAGCTCTGCCCACCAGCCAGACCCCCGACACCGAGGGCGTTGACGAGTTTGAGTTTCTCTTTACTCGCTCTATCGAATTTCGCCAAGAAACCCTCTACTTCATCGTCGTCGATCGCTTCAATGATGGTGATCCAGACAACAGTGCAGGCCCCAACGGAGACCTCTACGACCCCGATCGCCAGGACTGGGGCAAGTACTGGGGCGGCGACATCCAGGGCATCATCGACAAACTCGACTACCTCAAGGGCATGGGCGTCACGGCCATTTGGCTCACCCCCCTCTTCGAGCAAGTCGAAAAACTCTTTTATGAAAAGCAGGCCGCCATCCACGGCTATTGGACCAAAGACTTTAAGCGTATAAACCCCCGATATATTGCCTCCGACGACAATCCCTCTCTATTCCAAACGCAAGAGACCGTTTTCGATCGCCTGATCGCCGAGCTTCACAAGCGCGGCATGAAGCTGATCTTGGACATCGTCTGCAACCACAGCAGCCCCGACACTGGCGGCATCAAAGGCCGCCTTTTCGATGACGGAGTCCTCATCGCGGACTTCAACAACGACGCCAACCACTGGTACCACCACTACGGCGAAGTCACCGACTGGGACGACGAGTGGCAGGTGCAAAACTGCGAATTGGCCGGTCTAGCCAGCTTCAACGAAAACAACTCTGACTATCGCAACTACATCAAGTCGGCCATCAAGCTGTGGCTGGATCGGGGCGTCGATGCCCTGCGCGTTGACACCGTCAAGCACATGCCGATCTGGTTTTGGCAGGAGTTCAACGCGGATATCCAGGCCCACAAGCCCGATGTCTTCATCTTCGGCGAATGGATCTACAGCAGCCCCAGCGACGATCGCTCGGTGGAGTTCGCCAACAAGTCCGGCATGACCATCCTCGATTTTGGGCTGTGTATGGCCATCCGCCATGCCCTAGGGCTCTACCACGAGGGCGGCTTTCACCTGATCCAAGAGATCTTTGATCAAGACCACCGCTACCGCGCGGCGACGGAACTGGTGACCTTTATCGACAACCACGATATGCACCGCTTCCAGACCCTCAATCCGGATCTGGATGTCTTGCGGCTGGCGACGGTGCTGATCATGACGGCGCGGGGAATTCCGTGCATCTATTACGGCACGGAGCAGGGTCTCCACGACGACACCAACGGTGACCAAAATCCCTACGGCAATAACGACCCCTACAATCGCCCGATGATGGAGCAGTGGGACACCAATGCAGTGCTCTATCGGGATGTGCGCCTGCTGTCGGGGCTGCGCCGCCTTAACCCGGCGGTGTCCATGGGCAGCCTGTGGCAAAAATATCTCACGCCGGATATCTACTGCTATGTGCGGCGCTACCGAGATTCTCGCTGCTTTGTGGCGATGAATCGGGGGGAAGGCGCGACCCTGGAGACGGTGGAGACGGATCTGCCTGATGGTGAGCACACCTGTGTGCTGACGCGCCGGAAGCTGGAGGTAGTCGAAGGCCGCCTGAACAATCTAGAGCTGGCGCCCAAGGAAGTTTTGGTCCTGAGTCACGTGGGCGAGCGCGTCAAAGGGAAGGTGATCGTGCGGGTGCAGCTCGACGGCCTGGCGACGCAGCTGGGAGAGACGATCGTGGTGACGGGGGACTGTCCGGAGCTAGGCAACTGGGACATCGCAAAGGCGTACCCGCTGGAGTACATCAACTCCAATTTGTGGTTTGGCGAGATTCCCTTTGAGGAGAGCGCTGGTAAGCCGATTTTGTTTAAGTATGCGATGTGGCGCGAGGGGCGATCGCCGGTCCGCGAGAACCTGGTGGCTCGCCGCTGGATCGTAGCGGAGGAGGGGATTATTCAGTGGCGAGATACCTGGAGCGCCTAG